TGTACCTGAGCAAATCCTACAACTACGAGAATCCATTCAAACCAGCGATGCGGTGGTCATCTGTTCGCCGGAATATGTATTCAGCATTCCGAGCGGACTGAAGAACCTGATCGAGTGGTGCGTATCCACCACGGTCTTTACGGACAAGCCTGTCGGCCTTATCACCGCTTCTGCCCATGGTGCCAAAGGACATGCGGAGTTACAATTGCTGATGAAAACCCTGCAAGCCCAATTCACAGAGGACAGCACACTCCTGATACCAGGCGTGAAAGGAAAAGTAAATAAGCAAGATGGCATCATTGCCAGCCAAACAGAATCCGAGCTTAAGCACTTCGTAGAGTCACTCAAGAAGATGGTTTTGTGATCTGTGGATCGCTTTAGATCCCAGCCTGTCCGGATGGCAGGTCTCCTTCGTCGAGATGACAACTTAATTTGGACACCCCAGAACCACCCACACATCTCAATTTTACATCCGTAGAATTAAGTTTTTCATTCGTACATGATAATCTTACATCCAAGCAAAAGAATAAACCATCTTTGCCAATCAAAAGTACCTACAAGCAATTCAATTGTTCATATGTTCAAAGTAATTGAACATTCGAACCTATCAATCGGAAGTCTGTGCAAATCAATAGTCCTATCGAGCATTTGAAACAGACATCTATGCAATTGAATTGTCAGGCCGATCATTTGACATTTACATCTGTACTTAGTAATATGCAATAGAACTAACCTCACCGGCATGTTAAAACTAAAGATTGACCATGTAGCCCAACTGCGGGGCATACGACGTACCTACAGCTACCTGACAAAACTAGGCATGAGCCACGGAATCGCCCAGCGGCTCTCCAGCGGAAATGTGAAAAACATCCATCTCAAGCATCTGGAAAACCTTTGCAAAACACTGCGCTGTACTCCGAATGACATACTAGACTGGCAAGGAGAAGACCTGGATAGAGAACATCCCTTACTCGAACTTCGAAAGGACCCCAAAGCCCTGAAAAGCCTGGAAAAACTCCGTCAAATGCCTTTGGACAAACTCGAAAAACTGGGACAGTTCTTAGATGAGATGGATTGATAAATTACGTCACCTTTAATATCCTTAGGACTTGCCCAAGGTATTCCCGTAGCTTTACTATAAACTAAACTAACTAACCAAATGAAACGCATCCACCTAATAGTTCCCGCTGCTCTTCTTGTTCTTTCCTTGCTGAGCCACTGCAGCAGTGACGTTGGCGGTACTACGCCTGAACCGGAAATCGAGCGACCTCCTGTGAGCGATGTGGCTTGTAGCGATTGTGACTTTGTGATCGAGCCGGGTGTCGGCATG
This is a stretch of genomic DNA from Reichenbachiella ulvae. It encodes these proteins:
- a CDS encoding NADPH-dependent FMN reductase, whose product is MTTKKNILAICGSASRESANLSILRRVAQLGEFHFEMEIMDDLSLLPHFQTELTEKDVPEQILQLRESIQTSDAVVICSPEYVFSIPSGLKNLIEWCVSTTVFTDKPVGLITASAHGAKGHAELQLLMKTLQAQFTEDSTLLIPGVKGKVNKQDGIIASQTESELKHFVESLKKMVL
- a CDS encoding helix-turn-helix domain-containing protein, whose translation is MLKLKIDHVAQLRGIRRTYSYLTKLGMSHGIAQRLSSGNVKNIHLKHLENLCKTLRCTPNDILDWQGEDLDREHPLLELRKDPKALKSLEKLRQMPLDKLEKLGQFLDEMD